A genome region from Micromonospora peucetia includes the following:
- a CDS encoding cupin domain-containing protein — protein sequence MTHESDDVQILQVDEVEPVEVFPGIVRRRLPATERARGWMYDFAPGTEWPEVDVHEGEERYYVVSGEFIDRGHRLGPGSYVVFAPGTAHRPRTETGARMIGISILAT from the coding sequence ATGACGCACGAATCCGATGATGTGCAGATCCTGCAGGTCGATGAGGTGGAACCCGTCGAGGTTTTTCCCGGCATCGTCCGGCGGCGCCTGCCGGCGACCGAGCGGGCCCGCGGCTGGATGTACGACTTCGCCCCGGGAACGGAGTGGCCGGAGGTCGACGTGCACGAGGGCGAGGAGCGCTACTACGTCGTCTCGGGCGAGTTCATCGATCGGGGCCACCGTCTGGGGCCGGGCAGCTACGTGGTGTTCGCTCCGGGCACCGCGCACCGCCCGCGCACCGAGACCGGCGCGCGCATGATCGGCATCAGTATTCTCGCGACGTAG